A single window of Channa argus isolate prfri chromosome 2, Channa argus male v1.0, whole genome shotgun sequence DNA harbors:
- the rasl12 gene encoding ras-like protein family member 12 isoform X1 translates to MSMFGKGKTCNSADRIPAACNLVLLGAMGSGKSALTVKFLTKRFIGEYDPYLEDIYSSEEIVDQQPVTVRVMDTCDQEGPVNSERYLSWANAFFVVYSIDNMESFKGSHLYLQTLALHNKTFRPQTPIILLGNKLDMDRYRQVSQSDAESLASRFGCLFFEVSACLDFLSVKHVFYEAVRRAREARGRGRLVPAVFVSEDKALIDVPTFITPCYKELPAPATAKLVTVKTSRAQSKRRAPTLTLLKGFKIF, encoded by the exons ATGTCGATGTTTGGGAAGGGGAAGACTTGTAACTCTGCTGACAGAATTCCTGCTGCATGTAACCTCGTCCTACTTGGAGCAATGGGATCTGGAAAATCAG caCTGACAGTAAAATTCCTCACAAAGCGCTTCATTGGAGAATATGACCCATATCTAG AGGATATCTACTCATCAGAAGAGATTGTGGATCAGCAGCCAGTCACAGTGAGAGTGATGGACACCTGTGATCAG gAGGGTCCAGTGAACAGCGAGCGTTATCTGTCGTGGGCCAACGCATTCTTCGTGGTCTACAGCATTGACAACATGGAGAGCTTTAAAGGAAGCCACCTGTACCTGCAGACACTGGCCCTGCACAACAAAACCTTTAGGCCTCAAACTCCCATCATCCTGCTGGGCAACAAGCTGGACATGGACAGATACAG ACAGGTCAGTCAAAGTGATGCTGAGTCCCTTGCATCCCGTTTTGGCTGTTTGTTCTTCGAGGTGTCCGCCTGCCTGGACTTCTTGTCCGTGAAGCATGTCTTCTACGAAGCAGTGAGGAGGGCAAGGGAAGCGCGGGGACGTGGTCGCTTGGTGCCGGCTGTCTTCGTCAGTGAGGACAAGGCGCTGATTGACGTTCCCACCTTTATCACTCCCTGCTACAAGGAGCTGCCGGCCCCGGCCACCGCCAAGCTGGTGACTGTGAAGACGTCTAGAGCTCAAAGCAAACGAAGGGCCCCCACACTAACTCTGCTCAAAGGCTTTAAGATCTTCTGA
- the si:cabz01068815.1 gene encoding solute carrier family 51 subunit beta encodes MFDVRILLILSLSVPTEGRAFMIHNRQSSLCMEDSVAGEVLLKKCNLDSQFQQWVWIDQGMLMCIGSTRCLSAQKTKPIWTQSCQASTADAASLVWDCDRARLISRNTSMLLSADGQRLILAHVSKNTKWKSLDEGDICQEKLRVRRSSNEPDEFEVAEGQRGRLADMTEKEKEYFRWYYRTGDSTIWTFVLLGLAFVCLLVGFLLLGMSAVANKSRKKIAKYKAAASLAKKGESESLQIISPLKNDSCSKPPASSSGYTALQGKNFSACDTDVNGLGSGNIVVTWKDGNTSLLYSDPAVQEEKKVEDQEVEQEVEQEVEQEEVSAVEMEVCDEVK; translated from the exons ATGTTTGATGTCAGGATCCTACTGATTCTCTCCCTGTCAG TACCTACAGAGGGGAGGGCATTTATGATTCACAACAGGCAGAGCAGCCTGTGTATGGAGGACTCAGTGGCAGGGGAAGTTCTGCTGAAGAAGTGTAATCTGGACTCACAGTTTCAACAGTGGGTCTGGATTGATCAAGGCATGTTGATGTGCATTGGATCAACCAGATGTTTGTCAGCCCAGAAGACAAAACCAATCTGGACCCAGTCCTGCCAGGCTTCCACGGCGGATGCTGCCAGTTTAGTTTGGGACTGTGATAGAGCCAGACTGATTAGCAGGAATACATCAATGCTGTTGTCGGCAGATGGGCAGCGTCTGATTTTGGCTCAtgtcagtaaaaacacaaagtggaaATCTCTGGATGAAGGAGACATCTGTCAAGAAAAACTCA GAGTCAGAAGGTCGTCTAATGAGCCAGATGAGTTTGAAGTTGCAGAGGGCCAGAGAGGCAGGCTGGCAGacatgacagagaaagagaaggagtaTTTCCGCTGGTACTATCGCACAGGGGATT CAACCATATGGACATTTGTGCTGCTGGGACTGGCGTTCGTCTGTCTTCTTGTTGGTTTCCTGCTGCTGGGAATGTCAGCTGTGGCCAACAA GAGCAGAAAGAAGATAGCAAAGTACAAAGCTGCAGCGTCATTGGCTAAGAAGGGTGAAAGCGAGTCACTGCAGATCATTTCACCACTCAAAAATGACAGCTGCAGCAAACCACCAGCATCTTCCTCAGGTTACACAGCGCTGCAGGGAAAGAATTTCTCTGCATGCGACACAGACGTGAATGGGCTCGGATCAGGAAATATTGTGGTCACATGGAAAGATGGCAACACATCTTTGTTATACTCAGATCCTGCAgtacaggaggagaaaaaggtgGAGGATCAGGAGGTGGAACAGGAGGTGGAACAGGAGGTGGAACAGGAGGAAGTGTCAGCTGTTGAGATGGAGGTCTGTGATGAAGTAAAATAA
- the rasl12 gene encoding ras-like protein family member 12 isoform X2: MSMFGKGKTCNSADRIPAACNLVLLGAMGSGKSALTVKFLTKRFIGEYDPYLEDIYSSEEIVDQQPVTVRVMDTCDQEGPVNSERYLSWANAFFVVYSIDNMESFKGSHLYLQTLALHNKTFRPQTPIILLGNKLDMDRYRLVSQSDAESLASRFGCLFFEVSACLDFLSVKHVFYEAVRRAREARGRGRLVPAVFVSEDKALIDVPTFITPCYKELPAPATAKLVTVKTSRAQSKRRAPTLTLLKGFKIF; this comes from the exons ATGTCGATGTTTGGGAAGGGGAAGACTTGTAACTCTGCTGACAGAATTCCTGCTGCATGTAACCTCGTCCTACTTGGAGCAATGGGATCTGGAAAATCAG caCTGACAGTAAAATTCCTCACAAAGCGCTTCATTGGAGAATATGACCCATATCTAG AGGATATCTACTCATCAGAAGAGATTGTGGATCAGCAGCCAGTCACAGTGAGAGTGATGGACACCTGTGATCAG gAGGGTCCAGTGAACAGCGAGCGTTATCTGTCGTGGGCCAACGCATTCTTCGTGGTCTACAGCATTGACAACATGGAGAGCTTTAAAGGAAGCCACCTGTACCTGCAGACACTGGCCCTGCACAACAAAACCTTTAGGCCTCAAACTCCCATCATCCTGCTGGGCAACAAGCTGGACATGGACAGATACAGGCTG GTCAGTCAAAGTGATGCTGAGTCCCTTGCATCCCGTTTTGGCTGTTTGTTCTTCGAGGTGTCCGCCTGCCTGGACTTCTTGTCCGTGAAGCATGTCTTCTACGAAGCAGTGAGGAGGGCAAGGGAAGCGCGGGGACGTGGTCGCTTGGTGCCGGCTGTCTTCGTCAGTGAGGACAAGGCGCTGATTGACGTTCCCACCTTTATCACTCCCTGCTACAAGGAGCTGCCGGCCCCGGCCACCGCCAAGCTGGTGACTGTGAAGACGTCTAGAGCTCAAAGCAAACGAAGGGCCCCCACACTAACTCTGCTCAAAGGCTTTAAGATCTTCTGA